From one Equus asinus isolate D_3611 breed Donkey chromosome 5, EquAss-T2T_v2, whole genome shotgun sequence genomic stretch:
- the RPL22L1 gene encoding ribosomal protein eL22-like isoform X2 gives MAPKDKKPKRSTWKFSLDLTHPVEDGIFDSGNFEQFLREKVKVNGKTGNLGNVVHIERFKNKITVVSEKQFSKRYLKYLTKKYLKKNNLRDWLRVVASDKETYELRYFQISQDEDESESED, from the exons ATGGCGCCG AAAGACAAGAAGCCTAAGAGGTCAACCTGGAAGTTTAGTTTGGACCTCACTCATCCAGTAGAAGATGGAATTTTTGATTCCGGAAACTTT gaACAGTTTCTCCGGGAGAAGGTTAAAGTCAATGGAAAAACTGGAAATCTTGGGAATGTTGTTCACATTGAACGCTTCAAGAACAAAATCACAGTTGTTTCTGAGAAACAGTTCTCTAAAAG gtatttGAAATATCTTACCAAGAAATACCTTAAGAAGAACAATCTTCGTGATTGGCTTCGTGTGGTTGCATCTGATAAGGAGACTTACGAACTTCGTTACTTCCAGATTAGTCAAGATGAAGATGAGTCCGAGTCTGAGGACTAG
- the RPL22L1 gene encoding ribosomal protein eL22-like isoform X1 has product MAPQKDKKPKRSTWKFSLDLTHPVEDGIFDSGNFEQFLREKVKVNGKTGNLGNVVHIERFKNKITVVSEKQFSKRYLKYLTKKYLKKNNLRDWLRVVASDKETYELRYFQISQDEDESESED; this is encoded by the exons ATGGCGCCG CAGAAAGACAAGAAGCCTAAGAGGTCAACCTGGAAGTTTAGTTTGGACCTCACTCATCCAGTAGAAGATGGAATTTTTGATTCCGGAAACTTT gaACAGTTTCTCCGGGAGAAGGTTAAAGTCAATGGAAAAACTGGAAATCTTGGGAATGTTGTTCACATTGAACGCTTCAAGAACAAAATCACAGTTGTTTCTGAGAAACAGTTCTCTAAAAG gtatttGAAATATCTTACCAAGAAATACCTTAAGAAGAACAATCTTCGTGATTGGCTTCGTGTGGTTGCATCTGATAAGGAGACTTACGAACTTCGTTACTTCCAGATTAGTCAAGATGAAGATGAGTCCGAGTCTGAGGACTAG